The proteins below are encoded in one region of Candidatus Goldiibacteriota bacterium:
- a CDS encoding sigma-70 family RNA polymerase sigma factor, translated as MDKEKIINENSGLVKSIASKYCHYGVGFDDLYQEGVMGIMEAAKRFDETKGAKFSTYATYFVKGSILDYLKKEKSINIIDMDIYENENIEFYRVESESPQEKEEEYIKTAFVIPDDFPEAEKAVLELSLVEGKPFKEIARVLGISRERVRQLKQKGLRRLKINKKLTQDLKGINHNNE; from the coding sequence TTGGATAAAGAAAAAATTATTAATGAAAATTCCGGGCTTGTAAAAAGCATTGCTTCCAAATACTGCCATTATGGCGTGGGTTTTGATGACCTGTATCAGGAAGGGGTAATGGGAATAATGGAGGCGGCAAAGCGTTTTGACGAGACAAAAGGCGCGAAGTTTTCCACCTATGCCACTTATTTTGTAAAGGGAAGCATCCTTGATTATTTAAAAAAAGAAAAAAGCATAAATATTATTGATATGGATATTTATGAAAATGAAAATATTGAATTTTACCGCGTTGAAAGCGAATCCCCGCAGGAAAAAGAAGAAGAGTATATAAAAACCGCTTTTGTAATTCCGGATGATTTTCCTGAAGCTGAAAAGGCAGTCCTTGAATTATCGCTTGTTGAAGGAAAGCCTTTTAAAGAAATAGCGCGGGTTCTTGGCATATCAAGAGAAAGGGTAAGGCAGTTAAAACAGAAAGGATTAAGGCGCCTGAAGATTAACAAGAAATTAACACAAGATTTAAAGGGAATTAATCACAATAATGAATAA
- a CDS encoding HAMP domain-containing protein gives MKSSLFKKIFTWFVLVIVFFSFLVIFFSFRTIRNNYISSLTERLEIMGGLMMPRVDSFVKQKNYEGLEKYLIQTEIETGTRVTVIDKSGVVLGDSEKDPHLMDNHISRPEISAALKGQGNKDFGYSVRYSSTTKEKMLYLAMPFTDEAGNTVWVIRLSMFLHRVNDLIWDLTGKIINITVLIIILSLVVMFLAARKISDPVRKLGDAAKKMSAGDFNVSVDVVSGDEIQLMADGFNDMARRIKRQFEEISSQKEKLDAIISSMNEPLIVVDDKGLILIANKSFMEICVHSPLKEKADGRYYWEAMLPQRFNEMMEKSKTHSSGYSEHMEINSRAYIINVSFLEKASVRTVVFHDVTGIKEFEEMKKDLVANVSHELKTPLTAIKGFTETMEAETEDEDGRRYLGIIKRHTERLINIVEDLLTLSNLESEAGALNFEDTDLNELVSGTVRMFDKKMLSKNLEMRVYVSENLPVIKTEKFRIEQALINLIDNAVKYTEKGNVTVSVSQNEGGIAIEVSDTGSGIPAESIPRLFERFYTVDRSRSRKLGGTGLGLSIVKHIVMLHGGEIKVESTAGKGSKFTIQLQKTPS, from the coding sequence ATGAAAAGTTCCCTTTTTAAAAAAATATTTACATGGTTTGTGCTTGTAATTGTATTTTTTTCCTTTCTGGTAATATTCTTTTCTTTCAGGACAATCAGAAATAATTATATTTCCTCTCTGACCGAAAGGCTTGAAATAATGGGCGGCTTAATGATGCCCAGGGTGGATTCGTTTGTTAAACAAAAAAACTATGAAGGGCTTGAAAAATATCTTATACAGACTGAAATAGAAACAGGAACCCGCGTGACTGTTATTGACAAATCCGGTGTTGTCCTTGGCGATTCGGAAAAAGACCCTCATTTAATGGATAATCATATCAGCAGGCCTGAAATATCCGCGGCTTTAAAAGGGCAGGGGAACAAGGATTTTGGATACTCGGTAAGGTACAGCAGCACAACCAAAGAAAAAATGCTTTATCTTGCAATGCCTTTTACCGATGAAGCGGGAAACACAGTTTGGGTGATACGTTTAAGCATGTTTTTACACAGGGTGAATGACCTTATATGGGATTTAACCGGAAAAATAATAAATATTACCGTTCTTATTATCATTCTGTCGCTTGTTGTTATGTTTTTAGCCGCAAGAAAGATTTCAGATCCGGTGAGAAAACTTGGGGATGCCGCAAAAAAAATGTCAGCGGGTGATTTTAACGTATCGGTTGATGTGGTCAGCGGCGATGAAATACAGCTTATGGCTGACGGCTTTAATGATATGGCGCGCAGGATAAAACGCCAGTTTGAGGAGATTTCTTCGCAGAAAGAAAAACTTGACGCTATTATCTCTTCCATGAATGAACCTCTTATCGTGGTTGATGACAAAGGGCTTATACTTATTGCAAATAAAAGTTTCATGGAAATATGCGTTCATTCCCCCTTAAAAGAAAAAGCGGATGGAAGGTATTATTGGGAAGCAATGCTTCCTCAAAGGTTCAATGAGATGATGGAAAAGTCAAAAACGCACTCGTCGGGTTATTCGGAACACATGGAAATTAACTCAAGGGCTTATATAATAAATGTAAGTTTTTTAGAGAAGGCATCCGTAAGAACGGTTGTTTTTCATGATGTTACCGGTATTAAGGAATTTGAAGAAATGAAAAAAGACCTTGTGGCAAATGTTTCACATGAGCTGAAGACCCCGTTAACCGCGATAAAAGGTTTTACAGAGACAATGGAAGCGGAAACAGAAGATGAAGACGGCAGAAGATATCTGGGCATCATAAAAAGGCACACAGAAAGGCTTATAAATATTGTTGAAGACCTGCTGACCCTTTCAAACCTTGAATCTGAAGCCGGCGCGCTGAATTTTGAGGACACCGACCTTAATGAACTTGTAAGCGGCACAGTAAGAATGTTTGATAAAAAGATGCTTTCTAAAAACCTTGAAATGCGCGTTTATGTCAGCGAAAATCTGCCTGTAATAAAGACGGAAAAATTCAGGATAGAACAGGCGCTTATTAATCTTATTGATAATGCCGTTAAATACACGGAAAAAGGAAATGTGACAGTCAGTGTCAGTCAAAATGAAGGCGGCATTGCCATAGAAGTATCTGATACCGGAAGCGGAATTCCGGCAGAAAGTATACCCAGATTGTTTGAAAGATTTTATACAGTGGACCGGTCGCGTTCGCGTAAGCTTGGAGGCACAGGTCTTGGCCTTTCAATTGTAAAACATATTGTAATGCTTCACGGAGGCGAGATTAAAGTTGAAAGCACCGCGGGAAAAGGTTCAAAATTTACAATTCAACTTCAAAAAACACCGTCATAA
- a CDS encoding response regulator transcription factor: MEELIAIVDDEEDIAELVAINLQKEGFKTKEYGDGKSFLKSLVKVKPALVILDLMMPEIDGLTVCKTMKKDNNTSDIPIIMLTAKSSETDKVLGLELGADDYVTKPFSPRELTARVKAVLRRPARGEEEKKIKAGMIEIDTERHKVSTGGKTVNLTATEFNILKILVSKRGRVFSREQILDGLWGDEKTVVDRTIDVHIKHLREKLGAAGKMITNIRGVGYKMEE; this comes from the coding sequence ATGGAAGAATTGATAGCAATAGTGGACGATGAAGAAGATATTGCCGAACTTGTCGCGATAAACCTGCAAAAAGAGGGTTTTAAGACAAAAGAATACGGCGACGGAAAGTCGTTTTTAAAATCTCTTGTTAAAGTAAAACCCGCGCTTGTAATACTTGACCTTATGATGCCTGAAATTGACGGTTTAACAGTGTGTAAAACCATGAAAAAAGACAATAATACATCTGATATTCCTATTATAATGCTTACCGCCAAGTCTTCCGAAACAGACAAGGTGCTGGGGCTGGAACTTGGAGCCGATGATTATGTCACAAAGCCCTTTTCCCCGCGCGAACTTACCGCAAGGGTCAAAGCAGTCTTAAGAAGGCCGGCCCGCGGTGAAGAAGAAAAGAAAATAAAAGCGGGAATGATAGAAATAGATACGGAAAGGCATAAGGTTTCCACGGGAGGAAAAACTGTTAATCTTACCGCGACGGAATTTAATATTTTAAAGATATTAGTTTCCAAAAGGGGCAGGGTATTTTCAAGGGAACAGATTTTAGACGGGCTTTGGGGCGATGAAAAAACAGTAGTGGACAGGACCATAGATGTACATATAAAACATTTAAGGGAAAAACTTGGCGCCGCGGGCAAAATGATAACAAATATCCGCGGGGTCGGTTATAAAATGGAAGAATGA
- a CDS encoding thermonuclease family protein, which yields MKNKNFYVSVIILTAAVLGIVWLGNTAIKAANEKKRWVKFTAVTEQVIDGDTIKIKERDNLVRLLGIDTPELHHPDLPVQKFGKEAKAYVKNLIQGKEVIIEYDTLNMNDKYGRLLAYVYTKEGVLVNAELVKSGYAYVYAKSECSRTKEFLMLENIARQFKKGVWEQGAGGREMR from the coding sequence ATGAAAAATAAAAATTTTTATGTTTCTGTAATCATTCTTACTGCCGCGGTGCTTGGAATTGTATGGCTTGGTAATACTGCCATTAAAGCCGCGAATGAAAAGAAAAGATGGGTAAAGTTTACCGCTGTAACTGAACAGGTTATAGACGGGGATACCATAAAGATAAAAGAACGCGATAATCTTGTAAGGCTTCTGGGTATTGACACCCCGGAACTTCATCACCCTGACCTGCCCGTGCAGAAATTCGGAAAAGAAGCAAAAGCGTATGTTAAAAATCTTATACAGGGGAAAGAAGTAATAATAGAATATGACACCCTTAATATGAATGATAAATATGGAAGGCTTCTGGCATACGTTTATACAAAAGAAGGTGTGCTGGTAAACGCGGAGCTGGTTAAAAGCGGATACGCTTATGTTTACGCCAAATCCGAATGCTCCAGGACCAAAGAATTCCTTATGCTTGAAAACATTGCCAGGCAGTTTAAAAAAGGCGTGTGGGAACAGGGAGCCGGTGGGAGGGAAATGAGATGA
- the xerD gene encoding site-specific tyrosine recombinase XerD, with amino-acid sequence MGGTDSIKSIREKFKGYTIYEKGLSKNTASAYASDIEIFLKYMEERKEIEVTEDSIVDFIFYMKSRKYSPLSIARALVSLRGLYKYMIKTKAADTNPFENLETFKTRKKMPEVLSKQDIDALLSSPDMSKPEGKRDRAIMELLYSSGVRVSELVNLELTDVDMDERVIRCFGKGSKERLVPIGEYVVDAIKSYLEVRMGIVKKFCPNLFVTKRGGKFTREGVWKLIKRYAKKEKIEKDVYPHIFRHSFATHLLAGGADLRSVQEMLGHSDISTTQLYTHIDRSRLKNMHKKFHPRG; translated from the coding sequence ATGGGCGGGACTGATTCCATAAAAAGTATCAGAGAAAAATTTAAAGGGTACACCATTTATGAAAAAGGGCTTTCAAAAAACACCGCTTCGGCTTACGCGTCTGACATAGAGATATTTCTTAAATATATGGAAGAGAGAAAAGAAATAGAAGTAACAGAAGATTCAATTGTGGATTTTATTTTCTACATGAAGTCGCGTAAATATTCCCCGCTTTCAATAGCGCGCGCGCTGGTCAGCCTGCGGGGGCTTTATAAATATATGATAAAAACAAAAGCCGCGGATACAAACCCTTTTGAAAACCTTGAAACTTTTAAAACGCGTAAAAAAATGCCGGAAGTGCTGTCAAAACAGGACATAGACGCTTTATTGTCATCGCCGGATATGTCAAAGCCGGAAGGAAAAAGGGACAGGGCTATAATGGAACTGTTATATTCATCCGGAGTGCGCGTGTCAGAACTTGTAAACCTGGAACTTACCGATGTTGATATGGATGAACGCGTGATAAGGTGTTTTGGAAAAGGGTCCAAGGAAAGGCTTGTCCCGATAGGGGAATATGTGGTGGACGCTATTAAAAGCTATCTTGAAGTCCGTATGGGGATTGTAAAAAAGTTCTGTCCTAATCTTTTTGTCACAAAACGCGGCGGGAAATTCACCCGCGAGGGCGTCTGGAAGCTTATAAAAAGATACGCAAAAAAAGAAAAGATAGAAAAAGACGTATATCCGCATATTTTCAGGCACAGTTTTGCCACGCACCTTCTGGCAGGCGGCGCTGACCTGCGAAGCGTGCAGGAAATGCTGGGCCATTCCGATATTTCCACAACGCAGCTTTACACGCATATTGACAGAAGCAGGTTAAAAAACATGCATAAGAAGTTCCATCCCCGCGGGTAA
- a CDS encoding flavodoxin family protein has protein sequence MADVLLINASPRKKSNSAKAAEILLKLLNIKNAGIVDINSLKIKPCTACGKCSKTFRCVYRDDADMLILKIKKAKTVIIASPVYFCGVPAPLKAFIDRNQPEWERHNKKKTAVKTKGIIILTAGSGKKKYFLPAKTEIASMFAVNGIKTPFVMTFGNMDKTGAAEKSPLCVKKIKALAGLINGRD, from the coding sequence ATGGCTGACGTACTTTTAATAAATGCCAGCCCGCGGAAAAAAAGCAATTCTGCTAAAGCCGCGGAAATTCTTCTTAAACTCCTTAATATAAAAAATGCCGGTATAGTTGACATTAATTCCCTTAAAATAAAACCATGCACGGCATGCGGTAAATGCTCCAAAACTTTCAGGTGCGTGTATCGCGATGACGCTGACATGCTTATTCTAAAAATTAAAAAAGCAAAGACAGTCATAATTGCATCTCCTGTTTATTTCTGCGGAGTTCCCGCTCCCTTAAAAGCTTTTATAGACAGAAACCAGCCGGAGTGGGAAAGGCACAATAAGAAAAAAACAGCCGTCAAAACAAAGGGCATTATAATCCTTACCGCGGGCAGCGGTAAAAAAAAGTATTTTCTGCCCGCAAAAACAGAGATTGCTTCAATGTTTGCGGTTAACGGAATAAAAACTCCGTTTGTTATGACGTTTGGAAATATGGACAAAACAGGAGCCGCGGAGAAATCACCTTTGTGCGTGAAAAAAATAAAGGCGCTTGCGGGTTTGATAAATGGGCGGGACTGA
- a CDS encoding glycogen debranching enzyme family protein, which produces MISFGRHICNDFNVAAEKEWIVTNRRGSYASSTILMTNTRRHHGLLVAKLPGVDNRMVMFPNCDEELEVAGHIYHISTHKYKKTVYPKGYSLLENFRLKDDVVTFLYLIDNIRLKKEVYLMKDTNSTVVTYTVLTPDSHAKLHIRPLIAFREAEHLIREMPIFDPSVKLDNGNKKTIIHAYMNMPPAFIYLPDGGDVELEGVWYRDFFYMKEDVSGFDAVEDLYNVGKFTLDLEYNKPKSIVFSTEDVPEMNTAELKSRYAQEVKKIHEICEVTGACVREDDYRASVQELISAAESFVVFREDGTPYMVAGLPWANYTWFRDTFASLPGIFLVLHKFEEAKKVLESAMLFEKNGLLPLKMTMEKNDISYMSVDTTLWFFYALKKYLDYTGDTALVGAQTDFFKRLTWILHKHINGTDYNIHTDTDGLLDAGYPGMQLTWMDAKINGTPITPRQGKAVEVNALWYNALRTMQEISHNNGETDMSVSYKELADKVYKSFNEKFWYADGGYLYDVIDGINNDSSVRPNQVMAISLPFPLIEEIAKKEKIMNAVIKELYTSFGMRTLSSMNVMFKQRYDGDQNARDAAAHQGTVWGFTVGHFVSAYFKTFGRGKESLEFIETVYEPFFEHLKNAGLSTVSEMFDGNFPYTARGRISHAWAVAELLRSYIEDYLANGTNG; this is translated from the coding sequence ATGATTTCTTTTGGAAGGCACATCTGCAACGATTTTAACGTTGCGGCAGAGAAGGAATGGATAGTTACAAACAGGCGCGGAAGCTATGCGTCTTCCACTATACTTATGACCAATACCAGAAGGCATCACGGCCTTTTGGTTGCCAAACTTCCCGGTGTTGACAACAGAATGGTAATGTTTCCCAATTGCGATGAAGAACTTGAAGTTGCAGGGCACATCTACCATATTTCCACGCATAAGTATAAAAAGACAGTTTATCCCAAAGGGTATTCCCTGCTTGAAAACTTCAGGCTGAAAGATGATGTTGTTACGTTTCTTTACCTTATTGACAATATAAGGCTTAAAAAAGAAGTTTATCTTATGAAAGACACAAACAGCACTGTTGTCACATATACCGTGCTTACGCCGGACAGCCACGCAAAACTTCACATCCGCCCGCTTATTGCTTTCCGCGAAGCGGAACACCTGATAAGGGAAATGCCTATATTTGACCCGTCGGTAAAACTTGATAACGGGAATAAAAAAACCATAATTCACGCGTATATGAATATGCCGCCCGCTTTTATTTATCTGCCGGACGGCGGCGACGTGGAACTTGAAGGGGTATGGTACAGGGACTTCTTTTACATGAAAGAAGACGTGTCCGGATTTGACGCGGTAGAAGACCTTTATAACGTCGGCAAATTTACGCTGGACCTTGAATATAATAAACCGAAATCAATTGTTTTTTCAACCGAAGATGTCCCTGAAATGAATACCGCGGAACTGAAAAGCAGGTACGCGCAGGAAGTGAAAAAAATACACGAGATATGCGAAGTAACAGGCGCTTGCGTGCGCGAGGATGATTACAGGGCGTCGGTGCAGGAACTTATCTCCGCGGCGGAATCTTTTGTTGTTTTCCGCGAAGACGGCACCCCTTACATGGTGGCGGGGCTTCCGTGGGCAAATTACACGTGGTTCAGGGATACTTTTGCTTCCCTGCCGGGTATTTTTCTTGTGCTGCATAAATTTGAAGAGGCAAAAAAAGTTCTTGAAAGCGCCATGCTGTTTGAAAAAAACGGGCTGCTTCCGCTTAAAATGACAATGGAAAAAAATGACATATCATATATGTCGGTAGACACCACGCTGTGGTTCTTTTACGCGTTAAAAAAATACCTTGATTATACCGGCGACACGGCGCTTGTGGGAGCCCAGACGGACTTTTTTAAAAGGCTGACCTGGATATTGCATAAACATATTAACGGAACTGACTATAATATTCATACAGACACGGACGGGCTTTTGGACGCGGGGTATCCCGGCATGCAGCTTACCTGGATGGATGCCAAAATAAACGGAACGCCCATCACGCCAAGGCAGGGAAAAGCGGTGGAAGTAAACGCCCTGTGGTACAACGCGCTGCGCACAATGCAGGAAATATCCCATAATAACGGCGAAACGGATATGTCCGTGTCCTATAAAGAACTGGCAGATAAGGTATACAAAAGTTTTAATGAAAAATTCTGGTACGCGGACGGCGGCTACCTTTATGACGTGATTGACGGGATAAATAACGACAGCAGCGTCAGGCCTAATCAGGTAATGGCAATAAGCCTTCCTTTTCCCCTTATAGAGGAAATTGCAAAAAAAGAAAAAATAATGAACGCGGTAATTAAAGAACTTTATACGTCTTTTGGAATGCGTACTTTAAGCAGCATGAATGTGATGTTCAAACAGCGCTATGACGGCGACCAGAACGCGCGCGACGCTGCCGCGCATCAGGGAACGGTATGGGGATTTACAGTGGGCCATTTTGTATCGGCATATTTTAAAACATTTGGACGCGGAAAAGAAAGCCTTGAATTTATAGAGACCGTATATGAACCGTTCTTTGAACACCTTAAAAACGCCGGTTTATCAACGGTGTCAGAGATGTTTGACGGCAACTTTCCATACACGGCGCGCGGAAGAATATCGCATGCCTGGGCTGTGGCGGAACTGCTGCGCTCTTACATAGAAGACTACCTTGCAAACGGGACAAATGGCTGA
- the guaA gene encoding glutamine-hydrolyzing GMP synthase, producing the protein MKNDMILVLDFGSQYTQLIARRVRELNIYSEVHPFSMKLGDIKALNPKGIILSGSPSSVYEKDAPVPDKGIFELGIPVLGICYGMQVISHFFGGKVAGSKHREYGFAELHVKKSPLLAGLKKKEQVWMSHGDKMTAMPKNFEVAAYTTGSKYAVISHKKENLFAVQFHPEVVHTKNGKKIISNFAKICKAKRDWTAESYIKTTIAEIRKEVGNKKVVCGVSGGVDSTVAAILINKAIGKQLVNVFVNNGLLRLNEEKRVMAMYKKLGLNVRYADAEAGFLKRLAGVSEPEKKRKIIGNYFIEVFEKNIKKLGKFHFLAQGTLYPDLIESVSVKGPSVTIKSHHNVGGLPEKMDMKLVEPLKFLFKDEVREIGRKLGIPEEVLMRQPFPGPGLAVRILGDITKEKLEVLKRADDIIVEEIKKAGLYFTIWQTFGVLLPVKTVGVMGDKRTYENVLAVRAVHSRDGMTAEWVKLPYELLSTISSRVINEVKGINRVVYDISNKPPATIEWE; encoded by the coding sequence ATGAAAAATGACATGATACTGGTTCTTGATTTTGGTTCGCAGTACACACAGCTAATTGCAAGAAGGGTAAGGGAGTTAAATATCTATTCCGAAGTGCACCCTTTTTCAATGAAACTTGGGGATATTAAGGCTTTAAACCCCAAAGGTATAATACTTTCCGGCAGCCCTTCTTCTGTTTATGAAAAAGACGCGCCGGTTCCGGATAAGGGAATATTTGAACTTGGAATACCCGTGCTGGGCATATGCTACGGTATGCAGGTAATATCGCATTTCTTCGGCGGAAAAGTGGCGGGGTCAAAACACAGGGAGTACGGTTTCGCGGAACTTCACGTTAAAAAAAGCCCGCTTCTTGCGGGGCTTAAGAAAAAAGAACAGGTATGGATGAGCCACGGCGATAAAATGACGGCTATGCCAAAAAACTTTGAAGTGGCGGCTTATACGACAGGGTCAAAATACGCCGTTATCAGCCACAAAAAAGAAAACCTCTTCGCGGTGCAGTTTCACCCCGAAGTGGTGCACACAAAGAACGGAAAAAAAATAATAAGTAATTTCGCGAAGATATGCAAAGCAAAGCGCGACTGGACGGCGGAATCATACATAAAGACCACCATAGCCGAAATAAGAAAAGAAGTGGGCAATAAAAAAGTTGTATGCGGCGTGTCCGGCGGCGTTGATTCCACGGTAGCGGCAATTCTTATTAATAAAGCAATCGGGAAACAGCTTGTGAATGTTTTTGTAAATAACGGGCTGCTGCGCCTTAATGAAGAAAAACGCGTGATGGCAATGTATAAGAAACTTGGATTAAATGTGCGATACGCGGACGCGGAAGCGGGTTTTTTAAAAAGGCTTGCGGGGGTAAGTGAACCGGAAAAAAAGAGAAAAATAATAGGCAATTATTTCATAGAAGTTTTTGAAAAGAATATAAAAAAACTGGGCAAATTTCATTTCCTTGCGCAGGGAACGCTGTATCCGGATTTAATTGAAAGCGTTTCGGTTAAAGGCCCTTCTGTTACCATTAAATCGCACCATAATGTAGGCGGCCTGCCGGAAAAAATGGATATGAAACTTGTGGAACCGCTTAAATTCCTGTTTAAGGATGAGGTAAGGGAAATAGGAAGAAAGCTTGGAATACCGGAAGAAGTGCTGATGAGGCAGCCATTCCCCGGCCCGGGCCTTGCGGTAAGGATACTTGGCGATATTACAAAAGAAAAACTTGAGGTTTTAAAGAGGGCGGATGATATAATTGTAGAAGAGATAAAAAAGGCCGGCCTTTATTTTACAATCTGGCAGACTTTTGGAGTCCTGCTTCCGGTGAAAACCGTAGGCGTAATGGGCGATAAAAGGACGTATGAAAATGTTTTAGCCGTAAGGGCTGTTCATTCAAGGGACGGCATGACGGCGGAATGGGTAAAACTGCCGTATGAACTTTTAAGCACCATAAGTTCAAGAGTAATAAATGAAGTAAAGGGAATAAACAGGGTGGTGTATGATATTTCAAATAAACCCCCCGCGACGATAGAGTGGGAGTAG
- the guaB gene encoding IMP dehydrogenase — MNNSSKILKEALTFDDVLLVPRRSAVLPKEAETKTRFSRNIHINIPLVSAAMDSVTESRMAIAMAQVGGIGVIHKNLTIEEQVREVDKVKRSESGMILDPVTLPPDATVMQAGEMMNKYHISGFPIIEGRKLVGILTNRDLRFVKNKKQLVKEIMTPADKLITTKTGTTLEQAKQILHDNRIEKLPVVNKNFELKGLITIKDIEKKLMYPNATVDKFGRLRVAAAIGPSNDMMERAEALIKAGVDALVVDTAHGHSEGVLKAVKEVKKRFPSVDILGGNIATEDAARDLIAAGADGIKVGMGPGSICTTRIISGMGVPQVTAIMDCVKAASKKGIPVIADGGIKYSGDIVKAIAAGADSVMIGGLFAGTEESPGETVLLEGRSFKVHRGMGSLAAMKKRGGRERYFQWDEEEDKLVPEGIEGRVPFRGGLSSTVHQMIGGLRSGMGYCGTKTIKELQRDTRFVKISNAGLKESHAHDIAITNEAPNYRVNG; from the coding sequence ATGAATAATTCATCCAAAATCCTTAAAGAGGCTCTTACATTTGACGATGTTCTGCTTGTACCAAGGCGTTCTGCCGTACTTCCAAAAGAGGCGGAGACAAAGACCAGGTTCAGCAGAAACATTCATATAAATATACCCCTTGTGTCGGCTGCCATGGATTCTGTAACCGAATCCAGGATGGCAATTGCAATGGCGCAGGTGGGCGGTATAGGAGTCATACATAAAAATCTTACAATTGAAGAGCAGGTAAGGGAAGTTGACAAAGTCAAACGATCTGAAAGCGGAATGATACTTGATCCCGTAACCCTGCCGCCGGACGCCACCGTAATGCAAGCCGGGGAGATGATGAACAAATACCACATTTCCGGCTTTCCTATTATAGAAGGCAGGAAGCTTGTGGGCATCCTAACCAACAGGGATCTGCGTTTTGTAAAGAACAAAAAACAGCTTGTCAAAGAAATTATGACGCCGGCGGATAAACTTATAACCACAAAAACCGGCACCACTCTTGAACAGGCAAAACAGATTCTTCACGACAACAGGATAGAAAAACTTCCCGTGGTGAATAAAAATTTTGAATTAAAAGGGCTTATTACCATAAAAGATATTGAAAAAAAATTAATGTACCCAAACGCCACTGTTGACAAGTTTGGCAGGCTGCGCGTGGCAGCGGCAATTGGGCCAAGTAATGACATGATGGAACGCGCGGAAGCGCTTATAAAAGCCGGTGTTGACGCGCTTGTGGTGGATACGGCGCACGGCCATTCTGAAGGCGTTTTAAAAGCGGTCAAAGAAGTTAAAAAAAGATTCCCGTCAGTGGATATACTTGGCGGAAATATAGCAACAGAAGACGCGGCGCGTGACCTTATAGCGGCGGGTGCTGACGGCATAAAAGTAGGGATGGGGCCCGGCTCTATCTGTACCACAAGAATAATTTCCGGCATGGGAGTACCGCAGGTGACGGCTATTATGGACTGCGTTAAAGCTGCTTCAAAAAAAGGTATTCCGGTAATTGCTGACGGCGGTATCAAATACTCCGGCGATATAGTAAAGGCGATAGCGGCAGGCGCGGATTCTGTTATGATAGGCGGGCTTTTCGCGGGAACTGAAGAAAGCCCGGGAGAAACCGTGTTATTGGAAGGCAGAAGTTTTAAAGTACACAGGGGAATGGGTTCGCTTGCGGCAATGAAAAAACGCGGCGGCAGGGAAAGATATTTTCAGTGGGATGAGGAAGAAGATAAACTTGTACCCGAAGGAATTGAAGGCCGCGTGCCTTTTAGGGGCGGGCTGTCGTCCACCGTTCATCAGATGATAGGCGGATTAAGAAGCGGCATGGGATACTGCGGGACAAAGACAATAAAAGAACTGCAGAGGGACACAAGGTTTGTAAAAATTTCCAACGCGGGGCTTAAAGAATCGCACGCGCACGATATTGCAATAACAAACGAAGCGCCCAATTACAGGGTTAACGGATAA